A genomic window from Terrisporobacter glycolicus ATCC 14880 = DSM 1288 includes:
- a CDS encoding PH domain-containing protein produces MKLCRFNYFLTENEKLTFFTECKLKSITAFDILDTEGLLLASDRRLIFCKLIGDHPHLLQSYEYKYITSCNIKENEDNKYLYMKYNGDPVKIMGLDKPVYEDILNYISQ; encoded by the coding sequence ATGAAGCTTTGTCGTTTTAATTATTTTCTAACAGAAAATGAGAAATTAACTTTTTTTACTGAATGTAAATTAAAAAGTATTACTGCTTTTGACATACTTGATACAGAGGGCTTATTGTTAGCTTCTGATAGAAGATTAATATTTTGTAAATTGATAGGAGATCATCCTCACTTACTACAATCATATGAGTATAAGTATATAACATCTTGTAATATTAAAGAAAATGAAGATAATAAATACTTATACATGAAATATAATGGAGATCCTGTAAAAATAATGGGATTAGATAAACCTGTATATGAGGATATCCTGAATTATATTTCTCAATAG
- a CDS encoding stage V sporulation protein S, with protein sequence MEVLKVSSKSNPNSVAGALAGVLREKGSAEIQAIGAGALNQAVKSIAIARGFVAPSGLDLVCVPAFTDIEIDGEQKTAIKLIIEPR encoded by the coding sequence ATGGAAGTATTAAAAGTTTCATCAAAGTCTAATCCTAATTCTGTAGCTGGAGCTCTAGCAGGAGTACTAAGGGAAAAGGGAAGTGCAGAAATACAAGCAATTGGTGCAGGTGCGCTAAATCAAGCAGTAAAATCAATTGCTATTGCAAGAGGTTTTGTTGCACCAAGTGGGCTAGATTTAGTCTGTGTGCCTGCATTTACTGATATAGAGATTGATGGCGAACAAAAAACTGCTATAAAGTTAATTATAGAGCCTAGATAG
- the trmB gene encoding tRNA (guanosine(46)-N7)-methyltransferase TrmB produces the protein MRRRKKKGSDLKLLSYENYVKNEDIESLKGQWSKVFGNDNEIHAEFGTGRGKFITTLAKLNPNINYIAMEIKEEVLLKAVEKAANDNLTNIIFIWGNVNSIEDYFDKNELSRVYINFCDPWPKKRWAKRRLTHTNFLQKYYHILKDDGEVHFKSDNEKLFEFTLNEFCNNPWKLKNISLDLANNEDIENITTEYEDKFISQGLKIYRCEAQKVVNTLK, from the coding sequence GTGAGAAGAAGAAAGAAAAAAGGTTCAGACCTAAAATTATTAAGCTATGAAAATTATGTTAAAAACGAAGACATAGAAAGTTTAAAAGGACAGTGGAGTAAAGTATTCGGCAATGACAATGAAATACACGCAGAATTCGGAACAGGTAGAGGTAAATTTATCACTACTTTAGCAAAACTAAATCCCAATATAAATTATATTGCAATGGAAATCAAAGAAGAGGTATTATTAAAAGCAGTAGAAAAAGCTGCCAATGATAATTTAACAAATATAATTTTCATATGGGGCAACGTTAATAGTATAGAAGATTACTTTGATAAAAATGAATTATCAAGAGTGTATATAAATTTCTGTGATCCATGGCCAAAGAAAAGATGGGCAAAGAGAAGGCTAACACATACAAACTTTTTACAAAAATATTACCACATTTTAAAAGATGATGGAGAGGTACATTTTAAATCAGATAACGAGAAATTATTCGAATTTACCCTAAATGAATTTTGTAATAATCCATGGAAATTAAAAAATATTTCATTAGACTTAGCAAATAATGAAGATATAGAAAACATCACAACAGAATATGAAGATAAGTTTATATCTCAAGGATTAAAAATATATAGATGTGAAGCACAAAAAGTAGTAAATACATTAAAATAA